One region of Bradyrhizobium diazoefficiens genomic DNA includes:
- a CDS encoding MFS transporter, translated as MTEVSSSRFRGRLVFLLNVLFGFGAMITSLAAIWLIPHYGWRSMFVIGGLPVVLAFILPRILPESPRWIAERGDAARAGRAMASTEDSVSGFGKRPLPPVLAEPIAPRPTPAHFRNLFAGGYALRTLTAWMAMFSAYVGEIYPTSMRALGGRRKFLVSDRFHLGPCDSRPPLAIGKLPGGLSVLWRGRSGGSRYGPAFLH; from the coding sequence ATGACGGAGGTTAGTTCGAGTCGTTTCCGCGGGCGCCTGGTCTTCCTGCTAAACGTCCTCTTCGGTTTTGGAGCGATGATCACGTCATTGGCCGCCATCTGGTTGATTCCACACTACGGCTGGCGCTCGATGTTCGTGATCGGCGGCCTCCCCGTGGTACTTGCTTTCATTCTACCGCGGATCCTGCCGGAATCGCCGCGTTGGATCGCCGAGAGGGGAGATGCCGCTCGGGCCGGCAGAGCGATGGCTTCCACCGAAGACAGCGTGTCCGGTTTCGGCAAGCGCCCGCTTCCGCCTGTGCTGGCAGAGCCAATTGCACCGAGGCCCACACCCGCTCACTTCCGAAACCTGTTCGCGGGCGGTTACGCCCTTCGGACGTTGACAGCCTGGATGGCGATGTTCTCCGCGTATGTGGGGGAGATCTACCCGACGAGTATGCGAGCGTTAGGGGGGCGTCGCAAGTTCTTGGTTTCGGATCGCTTCCACCTTGGGCCCTGCGATAGTCGGCCTCCTCTTGCAATCGGGAAACTTCCGGGCGGTCTTAGCGTTCTTTGGCGCGGCCGCAGCGGCGGGAGCCGTTACGGTCCTGCTTTTCTTCATTGA
- a CDS encoding MFS transporter encodes MPGRHEVDATFRKVAWRLVPILMLAYVLAFIDRGNVGFAKLQFMGDLHFSEATFGLGGGLFYLGYSVFEIPSNLWLARIGARTTLLRIMVCWGLCSAALAFMTAPSHYYILRFLLGAAEAGLFPGVLFYLTTWIPPSRRSQFTALFMSAIAISGIVSGPLSGGILGATDGLLGLKGWQWLFLIEGLPSALTGLVIYFVLADSPQTAKWLSAREVAIITAELQSEANPGQQQHQHNFAAALCDKRLYLLSGMSVGLIAGGAGIPLWLPTILRGTGIHDPLALGLFSAIPYIVAVVVQQLIARSSDRLRERRWHAAAPTLLCAIGWLLLPQAMGHPWMAIGLLTVMTAGYLGATGPFWTMPSLYLSGPAAAGGIAMITTCGGIGAFFAPTLVGWMTTATGSLTYGLYSYGTIMALGAMIMLLGTSPIAPATAATTQGHEGDLRLAAKHGVDV; translated from the coding sequence ATGCCGGGCCGCCACGAGGTGGATGCGACGTTTCGCAAAGTGGCCTGGCGCCTCGTTCCGATCTTGATGCTCGCCTACGTGCTCGCGTTCATCGATCGCGGCAATGTAGGTTTCGCGAAACTGCAGTTCATGGGTGATCTGCATTTCAGCGAGGCGACGTTCGGCCTTGGCGGGGGCCTTTTCTATCTCGGCTACAGCGTCTTCGAGATTCCGAGCAATCTGTGGCTCGCCCGCATCGGAGCACGGACCACGCTGCTGCGCATCATGGTGTGCTGGGGGCTTTGCTCGGCGGCGCTCGCCTTCATGACTGCTCCTTCTCATTACTACATTCTTCGGTTTCTGCTGGGGGCGGCCGAGGCTGGCTTGTTTCCGGGGGTGCTGTTTTATCTCACCACCTGGATTCCTCCGTCGCGCCGGAGCCAGTTCACTGCGCTGTTCATGTCTGCGATTGCCATCTCCGGCATCGTCAGCGGGCCTTTGTCAGGAGGGATCCTGGGTGCCACCGACGGGCTGCTCGGCCTGAAGGGCTGGCAATGGCTGTTCCTCATAGAGGGGTTGCCTTCGGCGCTGACGGGCCTCGTCATCTACTTCGTGCTGGCCGATAGCCCCCAGACGGCGAAGTGGCTCTCCGCGCGTGAGGTTGCCATCATCACTGCGGAGTTGCAGAGCGAAGCGAATCCAGGCCAGCAGCAGCATCAGCATAATTTCGCAGCTGCTCTGTGCGATAAGCGCCTGTATCTCCTTTCCGGCATGTCGGTCGGCCTCATCGCGGGCGGAGCCGGAATTCCGCTCTGGCTTCCGACCATTCTCCGGGGGACCGGAATTCACGACCCGCTCGCGCTCGGTCTGTTCTCTGCCATTCCCTACATTGTCGCCGTGGTGGTGCAGCAACTCATTGCGCGGAGCTCCGACCGCTTGCGCGAGCGTCGCTGGCACGCCGCAGCGCCGACACTGCTTTGCGCGATCGGATGGCTGTTGCTTCCGCAAGCGATGGGGCACCCATGGATGGCGATTGGCCTACTGACGGTGATGACAGCCGGATATCTCGGCGCAACCGGGCCATTCTGGACGATGCCCAGCCTCTATCTCTCGGGACCGGCGGCGGCCGGCGGAATCGCGATGATCACGACGTGCGGCGGCATCGGCGCATTCTTTGCGCCGACGTTGGTCGGCTGGATGACCACCGCAACAGGGTCATTGACGTACGGATTATACTCCTATGGAACGATCATGGCGCTCGGCGCAATGATAATGCTCCTGGGAACGAGCCCGATTGCACCTGCGACAGCAGCGACAACGCAGGGTCACGAGGGTGATCTTCGGTTGGCAGCAAAGCACGGAGTTGATGTCTGA
- a CDS encoding GntR family transcriptional regulator: MPSRTRPPAKPDLSRSNVARYVQLATLFRRHIDSGHWPAGGQIPTVDELAAQHGVARATIRQALGILESDALISRFRAKGTFVNAQKRQHLWLDMTTDWRGLLNAREGAVIEVLEEEDVSVLPRRSHDIGTPTSRYRRLRRRHSREGQIFLVADVFIDAEFFPLIPREALNSTTAMRLATFFPRNISHAHQTIVIGSADLETSALLEVPLNAPVCLVDRSAVDDRGRLILLSKGVYRGDLVRLDMRL; the protein is encoded by the coding sequence ATGCCTAGCCGCACCAGACCCCCAGCCAAGCCGGATCTGTCGCGCAGCAATGTTGCCCGCTACGTTCAGCTAGCGACGCTGTTTCGCCGTCATATCGACTCGGGCCACTGGCCGGCAGGTGGCCAGATTCCGACGGTCGACGAGCTGGCCGCCCAACATGGCGTGGCACGCGCCACCATCCGCCAAGCGCTCGGCATCCTGGAGAGCGATGCCCTCATCAGTCGCTTCAGGGCGAAAGGGACATTCGTCAACGCGCAGAAGCGCCAACATCTTTGGCTTGACATGACCACTGATTGGCGCGGCCTTCTCAATGCGCGAGAGGGCGCCGTCATCGAGGTCTTGGAGGAGGAGGATGTCAGCGTTTTGCCGCGGCGGTCCCATGATATCGGGACACCCACGTCACGGTATCGCCGGCTGAGGCGGCGTCATTCGCGGGAGGGGCAGATCTTCCTGGTGGCCGACGTTTTCATCGATGCAGAGTTCTTTCCGCTCATCCCGCGGGAAGCCTTGAACAGCACGACGGCGATGCGTCTTGCGACCTTTTTTCCACGCAATATCAGCCATGCCCATCAGACCATTGTCATCGGCTCCGCCGATCTCGAAACGTCCGCGCTGCTCGAAGTTCCGCTGAACGCGCCCGTTTGCCTCGTTGATCGATCGGCCGTCGATGATCGCGGACGCCTCATTCTCTTGTCCAAGGGCGTCTATCGGGGAGACCTCGTTCGCCTGGACATGCGCCTCTAG
- a CDS encoding glutathione S-transferase family protein produces the protein MKLHWSPRSPYVRKVMVAAHELGLAERITCVRSVAALPTPNPIIMADNPLSKIPTLVLDDGDVLLDSRTIVEYLDSLAGPGVLVPLKGPERWRALSRQALADGLLDVLILWRNERSKPPERQTEAWLEAFATKANATIDRFEQQAADAPASSFGIGEIALGCALSYTDFRFAELDWRTGRPHLSKWHESFAMRPSARATEAVNG, from the coding sequence ATGAAGCTTCATTGGTCCCCTCGTTCGCCGTACGTCCGAAAGGTGATGGTTGCCGCACATGAGCTCGGGCTCGCCGAGCGCATCACCTGCGTGCGCAGCGTTGCAGCCCTGCCGACGCCAAATCCTATCATCATGGCGGACAATCCCCTGAGCAAGATTCCGACCCTGGTCCTGGACGACGGTGATGTCCTGCTCGATTCGCGGACGATCGTCGAATATCTGGACAGTCTGGCAGGACCCGGTGTGCTGGTACCCCTTAAAGGGCCAGAGCGCTGGCGCGCTCTCAGCCGGCAGGCACTCGCGGACGGCCTGCTCGACGTGCTGATCCTGTGGCGAAACGAGCGCAGCAAGCCGCCGGAGCGACAGACAGAGGCGTGGCTCGAAGCGTTCGCGACCAAGGCCAACGCGACAATCGATCGGTTCGAACAGCAAGCGGCGGATGCTCCGGCGTCGAGTTTCGGTATTGGCGAGATCGCGCTCGGCTGTGCGCTATCTTACACCGATTTCCGTTTTGCCGAGCTCGACTGGCGCACCGGCCGTCCTCACCTTTCCAAATGGCACGAGAGCTTCGCCATGCGTCCTTCCGCGCGAGCCACGGAGGCCGTTAATGGCTGA
- a CDS encoding CaiB/BaiF CoA-transferase family protein — protein sequence MADDTRPAERTGPLHHIRVLDLSRIMAAPWATQILADLGADVIKVERPESGDDTRSWGPPFLKDAEGRITKDAGYFLAVNRGKRSITVDIAQPKGQAIVRLLAATADVVIENFKAGALARYGLDANSLRARNPKLVYCSVTGFGQDGPRRDQAAYDFAIQAMGGLMSITGERDGRPGAGPQKVGIPIIDLMTGMYAAVAIQAALIRAAQTGQGETIDLAMLDVSAAILANQAMNHLLTGRIPTRGGNQHPNIQPQDVFACADGTFVLAVGNDAQFAKLCAVLGKPEWASDPRFSTNAARVTNNTALTTLLGEQFAKQTRRDIVAALDDAGVPAAPINSIDQVLADAQVQHRQMLRHLPHPIAGHLPQIVSPIRMQDAWLRFDRPPPTLGQHTRSILEEIGMSDADIATLAAEDII from the coding sequence ATGGCTGACGACACCCGACCGGCCGAACGAACCGGGCCGCTCCACCATATCCGAGTGCTCGATCTCAGCCGCATCATGGCTGCGCCCTGGGCCACGCAGATCCTGGCCGATCTGGGGGCGGATGTGATCAAGGTCGAGCGGCCGGAGAGCGGCGACGACACGCGCAGTTGGGGCCCACCCTTCCTGAAGGACGCGGAGGGCCGGATCACCAAGGATGCGGGCTACTTCCTCGCGGTCAATCGCGGCAAGCGGTCGATCACCGTGGACATCGCGCAGCCGAAAGGGCAGGCCATCGTCCGGCTGCTCGCGGCGACAGCCGACGTCGTCATCGAGAATTTCAAGGCAGGTGCGCTCGCTCGTTATGGCCTGGATGCGAATTCGCTTCGGGCGCGCAATCCCAAACTGGTCTATTGCTCAGTGACGGGCTTCGGTCAGGACGGCCCGCGCCGCGATCAGGCCGCCTATGACTTCGCCATCCAGGCGATGGGCGGGCTGATGAGCATCACGGGCGAACGCGATGGGCGTCCCGGCGCCGGCCCCCAGAAGGTCGGCATTCCCATCATCGACCTGATGACCGGCATGTACGCCGCGGTCGCCATCCAGGCCGCGCTGATCCGTGCGGCACAGACGGGCCAGGGAGAGACCATCGACCTGGCGATGCTGGACGTTTCGGCGGCAATTCTCGCAAACCAGGCCATGAACCATCTGTTGACCGGCCGCATCCCAACGCGCGGCGGCAATCAGCACCCGAACATCCAGCCACAGGACGTGTTCGCCTGTGCGGACGGGACATTCGTCCTGGCAGTCGGCAACGATGCGCAGTTTGCGAAGCTCTGCGCCGTGCTGGGCAAGCCCGAATGGGCGAGCGATCCGAGGTTCAGTACGAACGCAGCCCGCGTGACGAATAACACGGCGTTGACGACCCTGCTCGGCGAGCAGTTCGCCAAGCAGACGCGACGAGACATCGTGGCGGCGCTCGATGACGCTGGCGTACCCGCCGCTCCCATCAACTCGATCGACCAGGTTCTGGCCGACGCTCAAGTCCAGCACCGGCAGATGCTCCGCCACCTGCCCCACCCGATCGCCGGTCATTTACCCCAGATCGTCAGCCCGATCCGGATGCAGGATGCTTGGCTGCGCTTCGATCGCCCGCCCCCCACGCTCGGCCAGCATACCCGGTCGATTCTCGAAGAGATCGGCATGAGCGACGCTGACATCGCGACCCTCGCTGCCGAGGACATCATATGA
- a CDS encoding carboxymuconolactone decarboxylase family protein, with translation MKIVSTAKAICQDARVPLLSVDEMSPEQRRIHDRVVSGPRGEMIGPLRAAIHSPELAALWSEFGEFLRYRTCLPPRLNELAILVTARRWTSQVEWWVHARASAAAGLPQTVIDAIRAKRAPVFSEEADLEVYEFARTLQQTGGVAEESYDAIARRWKTRGVVELTAVIGYYTMVSITLNAHRLPLPEGAEGLPCESDLVMLPAGKLGASS, from the coding sequence ATGAAGATCGTCAGCACGGCGAAAGCTATCTGCCAAGACGCGCGCGTTCCACTATTGAGCGTCGACGAAATGAGTCCCGAGCAGCGGCGCATCCACGATCGCGTCGTGTCGGGGCCTCGCGGCGAGATGATCGGTCCGCTCCGCGCCGCAATCCACAGCCCGGAGCTCGCGGCGCTCTGGTCCGAATTCGGGGAGTTCCTTCGCTATCGCACTTGTCTGCCGCCGCGCTTGAACGAGCTTGCTATCCTCGTCACGGCGCGTCGCTGGACGAGCCAGGTCGAATGGTGGGTCCATGCCCGCGCCTCCGCCGCGGCCGGACTACCGCAGACAGTGATCGATGCAATCCGCGCCAAACGCGCGCCGGTCTTCTCCGAAGAGGCGGATCTGGAAGTCTACGAGTTTGCGCGGACGCTACAGCAGACCGGCGGGGTTGCAGAGGAGAGCTACGACGCGATTGCTCGCCGTTGGAAAACGCGCGGCGTGGTGGAGCTGACGGCCGTCATCGGTTATTACACCATGGTCTCAATCACGCTGAACGCGCACCGGCTGCCTCTTCCCGAAGGAGCTGAAGGGCTACCCTGCGAGAGCGATCTCGTCATGCTGCCGGCGGGAAAGCTGGGAGCCTCGTCGTGA
- a CDS encoding amidohydrolase family protein, translating into MSVGAFLTVPPPPVSRPAHPLPRGACDAHSHVFGPFAQFPPVERSVYALPEAGPEIHAALRRTIGVARGVLTQPAPYAHDPGAMLAAIAGAPQALRGVAVADGRIGDATLERWRAAGIVGLRFTEMRTPSGEIYPGSVGFAVLHALAPRMRQLGMHAQLWAKAPDLAEHLPALLRLGIPVVVDHMGCPEPAEGPDGAAFARIVDLLADGSLWLKLVLCRVAADAADYARVRPLHDRLVERAPSRLVWGSDWPYVRLQPAPDAGRLADLVQEWIGDAELIRRILVVNPGELYGFKEEQQA; encoded by the coding sequence GTGAGCGTTGGGGCCTTCCTGACCGTCCCTCCCCCGCCCGTCTCGAGGCCTGCCCATCCGCTTCCGCGGGGAGCCTGCGACGCACATAGCCACGTGTTCGGGCCCTTCGCCCAATTTCCACCGGTCGAGAGGTCGGTTTATGCGCTCCCTGAGGCGGGACCGGAGATTCACGCCGCTCTTCGTCGCACCATCGGCGTCGCACGCGGCGTGCTGACGCAACCCGCACCCTACGCCCACGATCCCGGCGCCATGCTGGCGGCGATCGCCGGTGCGCCCCAGGCTTTGCGCGGGGTAGCTGTCGCGGATGGCCGCATTGGCGATGCGACCCTCGAGCGCTGGCGCGCGGCCGGCATTGTCGGATTGCGGTTCACCGAGATGCGGACGCCTTCCGGTGAAATCTATCCCGGCAGCGTCGGCTTTGCGGTGCTCCATGCACTTGCGCCGCGCATGCGCCAGCTTGGCATGCACGCTCAACTTTGGGCCAAAGCGCCTGACCTCGCGGAGCACCTACCTGCATTGCTTCGCCTCGGAATTCCCGTCGTCGTCGATCACATGGGTTGCCCGGAGCCGGCAGAGGGGCCGGATGGCGCAGCCTTTGCCCGGATCGTCGATCTGCTTGCGGACGGCTCGCTGTGGCTCAAGCTGGTGCTCTGCAGGGTCGCTGCGGACGCAGCGGATTACGCCCGCGTCCGTCCGCTTCATGACCGGCTCGTCGAGCGCGCGCCATCGCGCCTCGTATGGGGTTCCGACTGGCCGTATGTCCGCTTACAGCCAGCACCGGACGCAGGCCGTCTCGCCGATCTCGTTCAAGAATGGATTGGGGACGCCGAACTCATTCGGCGCATCCTGGTCGTCAACCCCGGTGAACTCTACGGCTTTAAGGAGGAGCAGCAAGCATGA
- a CDS encoding enoyl-CoA hydratase/isomerase family protein, translating to MKGLEDIERFRVTVEGHVATVTMTAPPVNAQDRRFREESVRIFDVLGAEVDVRAIVLTGDGKAFSAGADLSERPGILAEPGGYARHNRLVRASFDCVLECPKPVIAAVNGAAIGAGCVLALVCDILVVAEEAFLSMTEVDYGLAGGVRHVLRAFSPSDARLMIYTAKRISGPELLRMNAASLCVPRVKLLDEATGIARTIAEKVPLAVVAAKRSFGLTEEMPLRDGYRYEQGQTAALAETEDTKEALAAFREKRKPVFKGR from the coding sequence ATGAAGGGACTCGAGGATATCGAGCGCTTTCGCGTCACGGTCGAGGGCCATGTTGCGACTGTCACGATGACCGCGCCACCGGTGAATGCCCAGGATCGGCGCTTCCGCGAAGAAAGCGTGCGCATCTTCGATGTGCTCGGGGCAGAAGTGGATGTCCGGGCCATCGTGCTTACCGGAGACGGCAAAGCGTTTTCCGCGGGCGCCGACTTGTCCGAGCGGCCGGGAATTCTGGCTGAGCCGGGCGGCTATGCCCGGCACAACCGGCTGGTCCGGGCGTCCTTTGATTGCGTGCTCGAATGTCCGAAGCCGGTGATCGCCGCGGTCAACGGCGCCGCGATCGGCGCGGGATGCGTGCTTGCCCTCGTTTGCGACATCCTTGTCGTCGCCGAAGAGGCGTTCCTGTCCATGACCGAGGTCGATTACGGCCTCGCCGGTGGGGTTCGTCACGTGCTGCGTGCCTTCAGCCCTTCCGATGCGCGCCTGATGATCTACACCGCCAAGCGCATCTCAGGGCCGGAGCTGCTTCGGATGAACGCGGCGTCATTGTGCGTGCCGAGGGTGAAGCTGCTCGATGAAGCCACCGGCATCGCACGCACGATCGCGGAGAAAGTGCCGCTTGCCGTCGTCGCCGCAAAGCGCTCGTTCGGGCTTACCGAGGAAATGCCGCTGCGCGACGGCTACCGCTACGAGCAAGGCCAGACGGCCGCGCTGGCGGAGACCGAAGACACCAAGGAGGCGCTGGCGGCCTTCCGCGAAAAGCGAAAACCGGTGTTCAAGGGCCGCTGA
- a CDS encoding acyl-CoA dehydrogenase family protein gives MSTNANAKELDRLDALSDDAFRLEVRDWIEANYPPGMVRYPSRRLFWRENREWFMRLAAKGWIAPGWPREYGGMGLSGTRQLIMIEEMERFGAGRVNDQGLVMLGPLLIQHGSDEQKRFFLPRILSGEHIWAQAYSEPGAGSDLASLRLAAKDHGDHWVLNGQKTWITLGTDANWAFVLARTGNESKKQEGISFLLVPVDTPGLAVRGITNLDMHDEFAEMFFENVRVPKERVVGEVNKGWTYAKALLGFERIAIGSPKLSSSGLVRLKQLAEEIGVADDPEFQASYTRFQLDLADLKALYASIVAAVKRGEMPNAQISVLKIVQTELFQRITETMVAISGGHAARFEPMDESDLHPSGQFLLARPATIFGGSSEILRNVLARNELGMPAR, from the coding sequence GTGTCGACAAATGCGAATGCCAAGGAGCTGGACCGCCTCGACGCGCTGAGCGACGACGCGTTCCGACTGGAGGTCCGCGACTGGATCGAGGCCAATTACCCTCCTGGTATGGTGCGCTATCCGTCGCGGCGCTTGTTTTGGCGTGAAAATCGCGAATGGTTCATGCGGCTGGCGGCAAAGGGGTGGATCGCACCGGGATGGCCGCGAGAATATGGCGGCATGGGTCTGTCAGGCACACGCCAGCTCATCATGATCGAGGAAATGGAGCGTTTCGGCGCGGGGCGCGTCAACGATCAGGGGCTCGTCATGCTGGGGCCGCTGCTGATCCAACACGGGAGCGACGAACAGAAGAGGTTTTTCCTGCCGCGGATTCTATCCGGAGAGCACATCTGGGCGCAGGCATATTCCGAGCCCGGCGCCGGATCGGATCTCGCCTCGTTGCGCCTTGCCGCCAAGGATCACGGTGATCATTGGGTGCTCAACGGGCAAAAGACCTGGATCACCTTGGGAACGGACGCGAACTGGGCCTTTGTGCTCGCCCGCACCGGCAACGAGAGCAAGAAGCAAGAGGGCATCTCGTTCCTCCTTGTGCCCGTCGACACTCCCGGTCTTGCGGTTCGCGGCATCACCAACCTCGACATGCACGACGAGTTCGCCGAGATGTTCTTCGAGAACGTTCGCGTACCCAAGGAGCGCGTCGTTGGCGAAGTCAACAAGGGCTGGACCTATGCCAAGGCGCTGCTTGGCTTCGAACGCATCGCGATCGGCAGCCCGAAATTGTCCTCGAGCGGTCTTGTCCGGCTGAAGCAGCTTGCCGAGGAAATCGGCGTGGCTGACGATCCAGAGTTTCAAGCGTCGTATACCCGCTTTCAGCTCGACCTTGCCGACCTGAAGGCACTTTATGCTTCGATCGTAGCGGCTGTGAAACGCGGCGAAATGCCGAACGCACAGATCTCGGTCCTGAAGATCGTACAGACGGAACTGTTCCAGCGCATCACCGAAACGATGGTGGCGATCAGTGGAGGTCATGCTGCCCGGTTCGAGCCCATGGACGAGAGCGATCTGCACCCGTCCGGCCAGTTTCTTCTGGCCCGGCCGGCGACCATCTTCGGCGGCTCGTCCGAGATCCTGCGCAATGTGCTGGCGCGCAACGAGCTGGGGATGCCGGCACGATGA
- a CDS encoding CaiB/BaiF CoA-transferase family protein has product MTSAPKALAGLRVLDMTRVFAGPWAAQMLADFGADVVKVEHPRGGDDVRRMGFPQKRADGTETGQTSSFLAMNRNKRSIALDMADQDDLAMLQALAQRADILIENFKTGTLRKFGLDYQTVSAGNVAIIYCSITGYGQDGPYASRPGYDPIFQAESGLMSVTGQPDGTPGAGPALVGYSVSDINAGFYAAISIMVALRARDQVTGRGQHIDIALLDTQLAAQSHIAQNYLVSGKMPARAGTASQINMPWQAFPAADAAIMIAVGNDRQFAALCAALGTPETAADQRFVTNRDRMAHKAELIPILERAFALRSAADWVECLNAAGIPCGRLNDFGSALSDAQIVHREMVREMPDPEVGAFRFIANPVRLSETPVRYDRLPPSLGEHTGNVLADWLGSPEK; this is encoded by the coding sequence ATGACGTCCGCTCCCAAAGCACTGGCTGGTCTTAGGGTGCTCGACATGACGCGCGTCTTCGCAGGCCCTTGGGCCGCGCAGATGCTGGCAGATTTCGGCGCCGATGTCGTCAAGGTCGAGCATCCCAGAGGTGGTGACGACGTCCGCCGCATGGGGTTTCCTCAGAAGCGAGCGGACGGCACCGAGACAGGCCAGACCTCATCCTTCCTTGCCATGAACCGAAACAAGCGATCAATCGCACTCGACATGGCGGATCAAGACGACCTCGCGATGCTGCAAGCGCTGGCGCAACGAGCGGACATTCTCATCGAAAACTTCAAGACCGGCACCCTGCGAAAGTTCGGCCTCGACTATCAGACGGTCTCGGCCGGCAATGTGGCGATCATTTACTGCTCGATCACCGGTTACGGCCAGGACGGCCCGTACGCGTCGCGTCCGGGCTATGATCCGATCTTCCAGGCCGAGAGCGGACTCATGAGCGTGACCGGCCAGCCTGACGGCACGCCGGGTGCGGGCCCGGCGCTGGTGGGCTACAGTGTCTCCGACATCAATGCCGGCTTCTATGCCGCGATTTCGATCATGGTTGCGCTGCGCGCACGGGATCAGGTGACCGGGCGCGGACAGCACATCGATATTGCCCTGCTCGATACCCAGCTCGCCGCCCAGTCGCATATTGCGCAGAACTATCTTGTCTCCGGAAAAATGCCCGCACGGGCCGGGACGGCGTCCCAGATCAACATGCCTTGGCAAGCATTTCCGGCAGCAGACGCCGCGATCATGATCGCCGTCGGCAACGATCGGCAGTTTGCCGCGCTCTGCGCAGCCTTGGGTACGCCCGAGACGGCCGCCGATCAACGCTTCGTCACCAACCGGGACCGCATGGCGCACAAGGCCGAGCTCATTCCGATCCTCGAGCGCGCGTTCGCATTGCGCAGCGCGGCTGACTGGGTGGAATGCTTGAACGCGGCTGGTATCCCATGCGGCCGGCTCAATGACTTCGGCTCGGCACTCTCGGATGCGCAAATCGTGCACCGCGAGATGGTCCGTGAGATGCCGGATCCGGAGGTCGGCGCGTTCCGCTTCATTGCCAACCCTGTACGTCTCTCCGAAACGCCGGTCCGTTACGATCGTCTGCCGCCATCCCTTGGCGAGCATACCGGGAATGTTCTGGCCGATTGGCTGGGCTCACCTGAGAAATAG
- a CDS encoding acyl-CoA dehydrogenase family protein — MDEHRLEQVRAIRESAAAVAPRDDNLERVRKLRFAPLGFDLAVWRRMAEMGWIGLRIPETQGGVGMGLMESVALHEELGRGLVPEPLIAGSLAAQALALTTEHDLLARVLAGETSVALAWQDLPDGLELRCGPTPARLFVPMTGAAELYLVPVAQNGGVHLLLFDANELSILPHLQQDGTTVATVQVPASGGRAVSGNVRDELTHALDEAALATAAYLLGLAQRAFEITLDYLKQRQQFGQPLAAFQALQHRAADLMIQLALTRASIEGAAIEAERSSNPKTRTLAVSRAKARASDTALLVTREALQMHGAIGWADECDIGLFVRKALSAANQYGSALAHRNRFARLASSG, encoded by the coding sequence ATGGATGAACACAGGCTGGAACAAGTACGTGCGATCCGCGAAAGTGCGGCAGCTGTGGCGCCTCGCGACGATAACCTTGAACGTGTGCGCAAACTGCGCTTTGCGCCACTTGGCTTCGACCTCGCCGTCTGGAGACGGATGGCTGAGATGGGCTGGATTGGTCTGCGCATTCCCGAGACCCAAGGCGGGGTCGGGATGGGTCTGATGGAGAGCGTCGCCCTCCATGAAGAGCTCGGCCGGGGACTCGTCCCCGAACCACTGATCGCCGGGAGCCTCGCAGCCCAAGCCCTCGCTCTCACAACCGAGCACGACCTGCTTGCGCGCGTCCTCGCAGGCGAAACCTCGGTGGCGCTCGCCTGGCAGGACCTGCCGGACGGACTCGAGCTGCGCTGTGGCCCCACACCAGCCAGGCTATTTGTCCCGATGACGGGGGCCGCGGAGCTCTACCTCGTTCCGGTCGCCCAAAATGGTGGTGTTCACCTCCTGCTGTTCGATGCCAACGAACTGTCTATCCTTCCACACCTGCAACAGGACGGAACGACAGTTGCAACTGTTCAAGTACCGGCGAGTGGCGGCCGCGCGGTATCAGGCAACGTGAGGGACGAACTGACGCACGCGCTTGATGAGGCTGCACTGGCGACTGCCGCGTACCTGCTCGGGCTCGCACAGCGAGCCTTTGAGATCACTCTCGACTACCTCAAACAACGGCAGCAGTTCGGTCAGCCGCTTGCGGCATTCCAGGCCTTGCAGCATCGGGCAGCCGACCTGATGATCCAACTCGCTTTGACCCGCGCCAGCATCGAGGGTGCGGCAATTGAAGCAGAGCGAAGCTCCAATCCGAAGACACGCACCCTGGCGGTCTCGCGGGCCAAGGCAAGAGCAAGCGACACGGCCCTCCTGGTGACGCGGGAAGCCTTGCAAATGCATGGGGCGATCGGCTGGGCCGACGAGTGTGACATCGGTCTGTTCGTGCGCAAAGCGCTTTCGGCTGCGAATCAGTATGGGTCCGCATTGGCTCACCGTAATCGATTTGCGCGACTGGCGTCGTCAGGATAA